In Eulemur rufifrons isolate Redbay chromosome 29, OSU_ERuf_1, whole genome shotgun sequence, one DNA window encodes the following:
- the LOC138376884 gene encoding casein kinase II subunit alpha yields MSGPVPSRARVYTDVNTHRPREYWDYESHVVEWGNQDDYQLVRKLGRGKYSEVFEAINITNNEKVVVKILKPVKKKKIKREIKILENLRGGPNIITLADIVKDPVSRTPALVFEHVNNTDFKQLYQTLTDYDIRFYMYEILKALDYCHSMGIMHRDVKPHNVMIDHEHRKLRLIDWGLAEFYHPGQEYNVRVASRYFKGPELLVDYQMYDYSLDMWSLGCMLASMIFRKEPFFHGHDNYDQLVRIAKVLGTEDLYDYIDKYNIELDPRFNDILGRHSRKRWERFVHSENQHLVSPEALDFLDKLLRYDHQSRLTAREAMEHPYFYTVVKDQARMGSSSMPGGSTPVSSANMMSGISSVPTPSPLGPLAGSPVIASANPLGMPVPAAAGAQQ; encoded by the coding sequence ATGTCGGGACCCGTGCCAAGCAGGGCCAGAGTTTACACAGATGTTAATACGCACAGACCCCGAGAATACTGGGATTACGAGTCACATGTGGTGGAATGGGGAAATCAAGATGACTACCAGCTGGTTCGAAAATTAGGTCGGGGTAAATACAGTGAAGTATTTGAAGCCATCAACAtcacaaataatgaaaaagttgttGTTAAAATTCTCAAGCcagtaaaaaagaagaaaattaagcgTGAAATAAAGATTTTGGAGAATTTGAGAGGAGGTCCCAACATCATCACATTGGCAGATATTGTAAAAGACCCTGTGTCACGAACCCCTGCCTTGGTTTTTGAACACGTAAACAACACAGACTTCAAGCAATTGTACCAGACGTTAACAGACTATGATATTCGATTTTACATGTATGAGATTCTGAAGGCCTTGGATTATTGTCACAGCATGGGAATTATGCACAGAGATGTGAAGCCCCATAATGTCATGATTGATCATGAACACAGAAAGCTACGGCTAATAGACTGGGGTTTGGCTGAGTTTTATCATCCTGGCCAAGAATATAATGTCCGAGTTGCTTCCCGATATTTTAAAGGTCCTGAGCTACTTGTAGACTATCAGATGTATGATTATAGTTTGGATATGTGGAGCTTGGGTTGTATGCTGGCAAGTATGATCTTTCGGAAGGAGCCATTTTTCCACGGACATGACAATTATGATCAGTTGGTGAGGATAGCCAAGGTTCTGGGGACAGAAGATTTATATGACTATATTGACAAATACAACATTGAATTAGATCCACGTTTCAATGATATCTTGGGCAGACATTCTCGTAAGCGATGGGAACGCTTTGTCCACAGTGAAAACCAGCACCTTGTCAGCCCTGAGGCCTTGGATTTCCTGGACAAGCTACTGCGATATGACCACCAGTCACGGCTCACTGCAAGAGAGGCCATGGAACATCCCTATTTCTACACTGTTGTGAAGGACCAGGCTCGAATGGGTTCATCTAGCATGCCAGGGGGCAGTACGCCTGTCAGCAGCGCCAATATGATGTCAGGGATTTCTTCAGTGCCAACCCCTTCACCCCTTGGACCTCTGGCAGGCTCACCAGTGATTGCTTCTGCCAACCCCCTTGGGATGCCTGTTCCAGCTGCCGCTGGCGCTCAGCAGTAA